Proteins from a genomic interval of Salinarchaeum sp. Harcht-Bsk1:
- a CDS encoding minichromosome maintenance protein MCM, with product MATGVDQQEYVDTFEQFFREYYRTEIGALARGYPSEQKSLVVDYDDLYRFDRELAETYLEQPEQLQRSAEEALRLYDLPVDVTLGQAHVRLRGLPSSTDIREIRASDVNTMVSVRGITRKATDVRPKCTEAAFRCVRCETLTRVPQEGGKFQEPHQCRSCERQGPFRLNEDQSEFVDAQRIRVQESPEGLRGGETPQAIDVNIEDDVTGEVTPGDHVVVTGILRLDQDGENESPIFDVYMEGVSVEVEEEQFEDMDITEEDTAQILELSQRDDVYEQMIGAIAPTIHGYDEEKLAMTLQLFSGVTKHLPDESRIRGDLHILLIGDPGTGKSQLLQYVRNIAPRSVYTSGKGSSSAGLTAAAVRDDFGDGQQWTLEAGALVLADQGIAAVDELDKMEANDRSAMHEALEQQSISISKAGINATLKSRCSLLGAANPKYGRFDQYEPMGEQIDLEPALISRFDIIFTVTDQPDPEKDRELADHILEANYAGQLNTQREQMSAPDVTLDQVEDAQETVEPTIDPELLRKYVAYAQQNCYPRMSDEAREAIQEFYVDLRSKGADEDAPVPVTARKLEALVRLAEASARVRLADEVAVEDAERVISIVRSSLQDIGVDPETGQFDADVIETGTSKSQRDRIKNLKALIDDLADEYEEGVPVDAVYDRADEIGIGAEKAERELEKLKQKGEVYEPKTDHVRTT from the coding sequence ATGGCAACCGGGGTGGACCAGCAGGAGTACGTCGACACCTTCGAGCAGTTCTTCCGCGAGTACTACCGCACGGAGATCGGCGCGCTCGCCCGGGGATATCCCAGCGAGCAGAAGTCGCTGGTCGTCGACTACGACGACCTCTACCGCTTCGACCGCGAACTCGCAGAGACCTACCTCGAACAGCCCGAACAGCTCCAGCGCTCCGCAGAGGAGGCACTGCGACTCTACGACCTCCCCGTGGACGTCACCCTCGGGCAGGCCCACGTACGGCTCCGGGGGCTCCCCAGTTCGACCGACATCCGGGAGATCCGCGCGAGCGACGTTAACACGATGGTCAGCGTGCGCGGAATCACGCGCAAGGCCACCGACGTGCGCCCGAAGTGTACCGAGGCCGCCTTCCGGTGCGTGCGCTGTGAGACGCTGACTCGCGTGCCCCAGGAGGGTGGGAAATTCCAGGAGCCCCACCAGTGCCGCTCCTGCGAGCGCCAGGGGCCCTTCCGGCTCAACGAGGACCAGTCGGAGTTCGTCGACGCCCAGCGCATTCGCGTGCAGGAGTCACCAGAGGGACTCCGCGGCGGCGAGACGCCACAGGCGATCGACGTCAACATCGAGGACGACGTGACCGGCGAGGTCACGCCGGGCGATCACGTCGTCGTGACCGGCATCCTCCGGCTCGATCAAGACGGCGAGAACGAGTCGCCGATCTTCGACGTGTACATGGAGGGCGTCTCGGTGGAAGTCGAGGAGGAGCAGTTCGAGGACATGGACATCACCGAGGAGGACACCGCCCAGATCCTCGAACTCTCCCAGCGCGACGACGTCTACGAGCAGATGATCGGCGCTATCGCGCCGACGATCCACGGCTACGACGAGGAGAAGTTGGCGATGACGCTCCAGTTGTTCTCCGGCGTCACGAAGCACCTCCCGGACGAGAGCCGGATCCGGGGCGACCTCCACATCCTCCTCATCGGTGACCCCGGTACCGGGAAGTCACAGCTCCTGCAGTACGTGCGCAACATCGCGCCCCGTTCTGTCTATACGTCAGGCAAAGGTTCGTCCTCGGCTGGTCTCACGGCTGCCGCCGTCCGCGACGACTTCGGCGACGGCCAGCAGTGGACGCTCGAGGCCGGTGCACTGGTCCTCGCCGACCAGGGGATCGCCGCGGTCGACGAGCTGGACAAGATGGAGGCCAACGACCGCTCCGCGATGCACGAGGCGCTCGAACAGCAGTCGATCTCTATCTCGAAGGCCGGGATCAACGCGACGCTCAAGAGTCGGTGTTCGCTGCTCGGCGCGGCCAACCCGAAGTACGGCCGCTTCGACCAGTACGAGCCGATGGGCGAGCAGATCGACCTCGAACCCGCGCTCATCTCGCGGTTCGACATCATCTTCACTGTCACCGACCAGCCCGATCCCGAGAAGGACCGCGAGCTCGCCGACCACATCCTCGAGGCCAACTACGCCGGCCAGCTCAACACGCAGCGCGAGCAGATGTCCGCGCCAGACGTCACGCTGGACCAAGTCGAGGACGCCCAGGAGACCGTCGAGCCGACGATCGATCCGGAGCTCCTCAGGAAGTACGTCGCCTACGCCCAGCAGAACTGCTACCCCAGGATGAGCGACGAGGCTCGCGAGGCGATCCAGGAGTTCTACGTCGACCTCCGGTCGAAAGGCGCCGACGAGGACGCGCCGGTGCCGGTGACCGCACGGAAGCTGGAGGCGCTCGTCCGGCTCGCAGAAGCGAGCGCGCGGGTCCGACTCGCCGACGAGGTCGCGGTTGAGGACGCCGAGCGGGTCATCTCGATCGTCCGCTCCTCGTTGCAAGACATCGGCGTCGACCCGGAGACGGGACAGTTCGACGCCGACGTCATCGAGACGGGGACCTCGAAGAGCCAGCGCGACCGCATCAAGAACCTCAAAGCGCTCATCGACGACCTCGCCGACGAGTACGAGGAGGGGGTCCCCGTCGACGCCGTCTACGACCGCGCCGACGAGATCGGCATCGGCGCGGAGAAGGCCGAGCGCGAACTCGAGAAACTCAAACAGAAGGGCGAGGTGTACGAGCCGAAAACCGACCACGTCCGTACGACCTGA
- the trkA gene encoding Trk system potassium transporter TrkA: protein MRVIVVGAGEVGRTIATNLADSHEVVVVELDPELVDELTYAHDVLAIEGDGTDVETLREAGIEDADMLIASTDDDEANIVTCGAAKTISDAFTVARVKRHRLLETWRGAPGAFGVDFMVCTDLLAAQAIFRIAGLPGAQDVDAFAGGLIRMAEFEIREDSPVANQTVSEADRWESLTFAAIFRDGDVVVPSGVSRIQSGDRIVVIGSPENIRDFAEELAAEEDAEHGDIVIVGGSKVGHQTARVFEEHGKRPRLIEQNPDRARELAEILPDTMVLNNDATDREFLERESVGDADLVVACLDSDEKNLLVSLLAKRMGAERAVTVVSEGSYTDLFETVGVDVAVSPREETAEEIVRFTRAGRTEKVAMLEGDLAEVIEFEVDESSNLAGRTIVESTSELPDGIVVGAISRGGSLVTPRGDTVIQNGDHVVVFVDNEVLDTVLDLL from the coding sequence ATGCGCGTAATCGTCGTAGGTGCCGGCGAGGTGGGTCGGACGATAGCGACGAACCTCGCCGACAGCCACGAGGTCGTGGTCGTGGAACTCGATCCCGAACTGGTCGACGAACTCACCTACGCCCACGACGTGCTGGCGATCGAGGGGGACGGAACGGACGTCGAGACACTCCGGGAGGCTGGCATCGAGGACGCCGACATGCTCATCGCGTCTACGGACGACGACGAAGCGAACATCGTGACGTGTGGGGCAGCGAAGACGATTTCCGACGCGTTCACCGTCGCGCGAGTCAAGCGCCATCGGCTGCTCGAAACCTGGCGTGGTGCCCCTGGGGCGTTTGGCGTCGATTTCATGGTCTGTACGGATCTGCTCGCAGCGCAAGCCATCTTCCGGATCGCGGGGCTCCCCGGGGCCCAAGACGTGGACGCGTTCGCAGGCGGCCTGATTCGAATGGCGGAGTTCGAAATTCGGGAGGACAGTCCCGTCGCCAACCAGACCGTCAGCGAGGCGGATCGCTGGGAATCCCTGACGTTCGCGGCGATCTTTCGGGACGGCGACGTCGTCGTCCCCAGCGGGGTCTCCCGGATTCAGTCCGGGGATCGAATCGTCGTCATCGGCAGTCCCGAGAACATCCGTGACTTCGCCGAGGAACTGGCCGCCGAGGAGGACGCCGAACACGGCGACATCGTGATCGTCGGCGGCAGCAAGGTCGGCCACCAGACTGCTCGCGTGTTCGAGGAACACGGGAAGCGTCCGCGGTTGATCGAACAGAACCCCGATCGCGCGCGGGAACTCGCCGAGATCCTCCCGGACACGATGGTCCTCAACAACGACGCGACCGATCGCGAGTTCCTCGAGCGCGAGAGCGTCGGTGACGCCGACCTCGTGGTCGCCTGTCTCGACAGCGACGAGAAGAACCTCCTCGTCTCGCTGCTCGCCAAGCGCATGGGGGCCGAGCGCGCAGTGACCGTCGTGTCGGAAGGGTCGTACACTGACCTCTTCGAGACCGTCGGCGTCGACGTGGCCGTCAGTCCGCGCGAAGAGACGGCGGAGGAGATCGTTCGGTTCACGCGCGCCGGCCGCACGGAGAAGGTCGCGATGCTCGAGGGCGACCTCGCGGAGGTCATCGAGTTCGAAGTGGACGAATCGAGCAACCTCGCGGGCAGGACCATCGTGGAGTCGACGTCCGAACTACCCGACGGGATCGTCGTCGGTGCCATCTCGCGGGGTGGGTCACTCGTCACGCCGCGTGGAGACACGGTGATCCAGAACGGTGACCACGTCGTCGTCTTCGTCGACAACGAGGTCCTCGACACCGTCCTCGATCTGCTCTGA
- a CDS encoding SprT-like domain-containing protein: protein MPDDDLLERFAVDAAASDEQFLAAAKLYAREVVDRHDLSVDVSDLDWSVSKRAKRRAGAVKHRDGNPESVVITRAHFTEHGWEAAAATVRHELIHVHLLAEDGDATHGAAFEALADDLDAPINCERFTDPEWWVICEDCESRIARYRRSKLVEQPERYRCRDCGGEFRVEAAE, encoded by the coding sequence GTGCCAGACGACGACCTCCTCGAACGCTTCGCCGTCGACGCCGCCGCCAGCGACGAGCAGTTCCTCGCCGCAGCCAAGCTCTACGCCCGCGAGGTCGTCGACCGACACGACCTCTCAGTCGACGTCTCCGACCTCGACTGGTCGGTGAGCAAGCGTGCCAAGCGACGGGCCGGCGCGGTCAAACACCGCGACGGGAACCCCGAGTCGGTCGTCATCACCCGAGCGCACTTCACCGAGCACGGCTGGGAGGCCGCCGCGGCGACGGTTCGTCACGAACTCATCCACGTCCACCTGCTCGCCGAGGACGGCGACGCCACCCACGGCGCCGCCTTCGAGGCCCTCGCCGACGACCTCGACGCGCCGATCAACTGCGAGCGCTTCACCGATCCCGAGTGGTGGGTGATCTGCGAGGACTGCGAGTCCCGGATCGCACGCTACCGGCGCTCGAAACTGGTCGAACAGCCCGAGCGGTATCGGTGTCGGGACTGCGGTGGCGAGTTCCGGGTCGAGGCAGCGGAGTGA
- a CDS encoding HVO_0476 family zinc finger protein, producing MSDSIERVALVCPACSQEQETVHEVLSPGGQATVRCTECDHVHKEALPSDDTVERDVVVSQSGDSFTARTDVDPEETIAEGDEFLLETEDGIFSVRVTSVEIGQDRRVEETTAEEATTIWTRAVGNVAVNVTVHPSDGGREETYSTTVHVPGDYEFVVGDSDSFGEEEFSVEGIAIRDDATGYEYEKLDFDGDEAVAKDIKRVYARDETSDAWSAW from the coding sequence ATGAGCGATTCTATCGAGCGCGTCGCGCTGGTTTGCCCGGCCTGCTCCCAGGAGCAGGAGACCGTCCACGAGGTGCTGTCGCCGGGCGGCCAGGCGACCGTCCGCTGCACGGAGTGCGATCACGTACACAAGGAGGCCTTGCCGAGTGACGACACCGTCGAGCGCGACGTCGTCGTCTCCCAGTCCGGCGACTCCTTCACTGCCAGGACCGACGTCGATCCCGAGGAGACCATCGCAGAGGGCGACGAGTTCCTCCTCGAGACCGAGGATGGCATCTTCTCCGTTCGCGTCACCAGCGTGGAGATTGGACAGGATCGCCGCGTCGAGGAGACGACCGCCGAGGAGGCCACGACGATCTGGACTCGCGCGGTCGGGAACGTCGCGGTGAACGTGACCGTCCACCCCAGTGACGGCGGCCGCGAGGAGACGTACAGCACGACCGTCCACGTCCCGGGCGACTACGAGTTCGTCGTCGGCGACTCGGATTCCTTCGGCGAGGAGGAGTTCAGCGTCGAGGGCATCGCGATCCGCGACGACGCGACCGGGTACGAGTACGAGAAACTGGACTTCGACGGCGACGAGGCCGTCGCGAAAGATATCAAGCGAGTCTACGCCCGCGACGAGACCTCCGACGCCTGGTCGGCCTGGTAG
- a CDS encoding TrkA family potassium uptake protein, protein MYVIVVGAGEIGAPLIDIAIQNGEEVVAIERDPERADEIADDFDCLVLNADGTVKETLEDAGAERADAIVATTDQDATNVMVSLLAQEFGVPEILSVVRNPEHMPLFERIGVHTMQNPQRLIARDLFRSLRLPSVEDYMRIGEEAEVFEITVDEGAPIAGKTLQGASEADLLGADVLIVAIERNGNGSPITPRGPTRIEPGDLVTVYSGSGATPELTDVFGHPEDHF, encoded by the coding sequence ATGTACGTGATCGTCGTGGGCGCGGGGGAGATCGGCGCACCGCTGATCGACATCGCCATCCAGAACGGGGAGGAGGTCGTCGCCATCGAGCGCGACCCGGAGCGTGCCGACGAGATCGCCGACGACTTCGACTGCCTCGTGCTCAACGCAGACGGCACGGTCAAAGAGACCCTCGAGGACGCGGGTGCTGAGCGTGCCGACGCGATCGTCGCGACGACCGACCAGGACGCGACGAACGTGATGGTCAGTCTGCTCGCCCAGGAGTTCGGGGTGCCCGAGATCTTGTCCGTCGTTCGCAACCCGGAGCACATGCCGCTCTTCGAGCGTATCGGGGTCCACACGATGCAGAACCCCCAGCGACTCATCGCTCGTGACCTCTTTCGGTCGCTTCGGTTACCCTCCGTCGAGGACTACATGCGGATCGGCGAGGAGGCCGAAGTGTTCGAGATCACCGTCGACGAGGGCGCACCCATCGCCGGCAAGACGCTCCAGGGTGCTTCCGAAGCGGATCTGTTGGGAGCGGACGTGCTGATCGTGGCGATCGAGCGCAACGGGAATGGATCGCCCATCACGCCGCGGGGCCCGACGCGCATCGAGCCCGGTGACCTCGTCACCGTGTACTCCGGAAGCGGCGCGACGCCCGAACTGACGGACGTCTTCGGACACCCCGAGGACCACTTCTAA
- a CDS encoding Gfo/Idh/MocA family protein, translating to MTEYTVAVIGTGPDPAAPSTEGFAMGYRHAEAVVANEQCELVACADVVPENAAAFAREFDLPESAAFEDYETMLAEAEPDLVTVAVPPSIHEEIVVGCAESGIPRGVHCEKPIADTIGAARRMVETCQESDVQLTFNRQRRFGKPFTEAKRLLDDGAIGDLQRVEITWGDFMDTGAHTIDLAGMYADEATPEWVIANLDYREEDKRFGVHQENQMWAQWRYDSGVYGVMSTGAGDDFLDTAMALRGEEGSIHIDVEGGPMLELRQGEEREAIDVDGENMHATGSEGDDRYGSYFHDRAIDDVVAGLDGEKASELRGELGLQTAEVIFGGYESVRKRGRVELPADVEDNAFLDLVDSGELSPEPSDE from the coding sequence ATGACCGAGTACACCGTAGCCGTTATTGGCACCGGGCCAGACCCGGCAGCGCCGTCCACCGAGGGATTCGCGATGGGGTACCGACACGCCGAGGCCGTCGTCGCAAACGAGCAGTGCGAACTCGTCGCCTGTGCCGACGTCGTGCCCGAGAACGCGGCCGCGTTCGCCAGGGAATTCGACCTGCCAGAGTCGGCTGCCTTCGAGGACTACGAGACGATGCTCGCCGAGGCGGAGCCCGATCTGGTGACCGTCGCAGTGCCGCCGTCGATCCACGAGGAGATCGTCGTCGGGTGTGCGGAGTCGGGGATTCCACGCGGCGTGCACTGCGAGAAGCCGATCGCCGACACGATCGGAGCCGCCCGGCGGATGGTCGAGACCTGCCAGGAGTCCGACGTCCAGCTCACCTTCAACCGACAGCGCCGCTTCGGCAAGCCGTTCACCGAGGCGAAGCGGCTGCTCGACGACGGTGCGATCGGCGATCTCCAGCGAGTCGAGATCACCTGGGGCGACTTCATGGACACCGGTGCGCACACGATCGACCTCGCTGGCATGTACGCCGACGAAGCCACGCCAGAGTGGGTGATCGCGAACCTCGACTACCGCGAGGAGGACAAGCGCTTCGGCGTCCACCAGGAGAACCAGATGTGGGCGCAGTGGCGCTACGACTCCGGCGTGTACGGCGTCATGTCGACCGGCGCCGGCGACGACTTCCTCGATACCGCGATGGCCCTCCGCGGCGAGGAGGGGTCGATCCACATCGACGTCGAGGGCGGACCGATGCTCGAACTGCGGCAGGGCGAGGAGCGCGAGGCAATCGACGTGGACGGCGAGAACATGCACGCCACTGGCTCCGAGGGCGACGATCGCTACGGCAGCTACTTCCACGACCGGGCGATCGACGACGTCGTCGCTGGCCTCGACGGCGAGAAGGCCAGCGAACTCCGCGGCGAACTCGGCCTCCAGACGGCCGAGGTCATCTTCGGCGGCTACGAGTCCGTCCGCAAGCGGGGTCGCGTCGAACTGCCCGCCGACGTCGAGGACAACGCGTTCCTCGACCTCGTCGACTCGGGCGAACTCTCCCCGGAACCGAGTGACGAGTAA
- a CDS encoding TrkH family potassium uptake protein: MTWKVDWRASVALTGTVCKYLAITMVVPLLTAIVYGGDLLVFVGTMTLTVGIGLLLERIEPQPDLGAREATLLVTIVWFVVAVVGAIPFVLAGWGTESTLAHPVNALFESMSGFTTTGATVMGDISFDQHSRALLMWRQLMQWLGGMGIIVLMVAILPELAINGSQLLQAEAPGPELQKLTPKIAETARVLWLVYFGFTIVYVALLYSLHLLGFAPDMTFYMALSHGFTTLPTGGFSPEADSIAAFSAAVQWVVIPFMVVAGTNFALFWATIGRNRRALVEDTEFRAYAGAIAVFSALASATLYLGTAPPLGALGGVTEGIAGDALRHGTFQIASLLTSTGYATSDFASWGPAGQMTLLIAMFVGGSAGSTGGGIKVIRWVIALRAVRRELVTSAHPDAVQPVRLRGRVVDEDAVRGVLVFTFLYIFVFGIATLLLTLDAARIGYELNGYEAISASLATLGNIGPGFGSLGPFGSYLEFPWTSKLLMVFLMWFGRLEIIPVLLVFSGSFWNR, encoded by the coding sequence GTGACGTGGAAAGTCGACTGGCGGGCGAGCGTGGCGCTGACGGGAACGGTCTGCAAGTACCTCGCGATCACCATGGTCGTGCCGCTCCTGACGGCGATCGTCTACGGCGGCGACCTGCTGGTCTTCGTCGGGACGATGACGCTCACCGTCGGGATCGGGCTCCTCCTCGAACGCATCGAACCGCAGCCCGACCTCGGCGCACGCGAAGCGACGCTGCTCGTCACGATCGTCTGGTTCGTCGTCGCCGTCGTCGGGGCAATCCCGTTCGTCCTCGCGGGCTGGGGGACCGAATCGACCCTCGCACACCCCGTGAACGCCCTCTTCGAGTCGATGTCCGGGTTCACGACGACGGGGGCGACGGTGATGGGGGACATTTCGTTCGACCAGCACTCCCGGGCCTTGCTCATGTGGCGCCAGCTCATGCAGTGGCTCGGCGGCATGGGGATCATCGTCCTGATGGTTGCAATCCTCCCCGAGCTGGCGATCAACGGCAGCCAGCTCCTCCAGGCCGAAGCGCCGGGCCCGGAGCTCCAGAAGCTCACCCCGAAGATAGCGGAGACCGCGCGAGTGCTATGGCTCGTCTACTTCGGGTTCACCATCGTCTACGTCGCCTTACTCTACAGCCTCCATCTCCTGGGCTTCGCCCCGGACATGACGTTCTACATGGCGTTGTCCCACGGCTTCACCACGCTTCCGACGGGTGGGTTCTCCCCCGAGGCCGACTCGATCGCCGCCTTCTCCGCGGCAGTCCAGTGGGTCGTGATCCCGTTCATGGTCGTTGCAGGCACCAACTTTGCACTGTTCTGGGCCACGATCGGACGCAACAGGCGCGCCCTCGTCGAGGACACCGAATTTCGGGCGTACGCGGGAGCGATCGCGGTGTTCAGTGCCCTCGCGAGTGCGACGCTGTATCTCGGCACTGCACCGCCACTCGGCGCCCTGGGCGGTGTGACGGAGGGAATCGCCGGCGACGCGCTCCGCCACGGGACATTCCAGATCGCCTCGCTGCTCACCTCGACGGGGTACGCGACCAGTGACTTCGCGTCGTGGGGGCCTGCCGGCCAGATGACGCTCCTGATCGCGATGTTCGTCGGCGGGTCCGCAGGGTCGACTGGCGGTGGTATCAAGGTCATCCGCTGGGTGATCGCGCTTCGAGCAGTCCGCCGTGAACTGGTTACGAGCGCTCACCCGGACGCAGTCCAGCCCGTCAGGCTACGGGGACGCGTCGTCGACGAGGACGCAGTGCGTGGCGTGCTCGTGTTCACCTTCCTCTACATCTTCGTGTTCGGGATCGCAACGTTGCTGCTCACGCTCGACGCTGCCAGGATCGGGTACGAACTCAACGGCTACGAGGCGATCAGTGCCTCGCTGGCGACGCTCGGCAACATCGGGCCCGGGTTCGGGAGCCTCGGGCCGTTCGGGAGCTACCTCGAGTTCCCCTGGACATCGAAGCTCCTGATGGTGTTTTTGATGTGGTTCGGTCGTCTGGAGATCATCCCGGTCCTGCTGGTCTTCTCTGGATCCTTCTGGAACCGATAG
- a CDS encoding protein-L-isoaspartate(D-aspartate) O-methyltransferase — translation MGLFSSDPGADDFESHRKAMVDRLVSHGRITDSAVADALRAVPRHEFVPEGRRKEAYADRPLPIGDGQTISAPHMVGIMAELIEVDPGDDVLEIGTGCGYHAAVTAELIGEDGTVYSVEYSDVLAERARATFDRLGYEVEVRIGDGRDGWPEHAPFDAAYFTCAAADLPDPVVEQTRVGGHVLAPIGTSQQTLYRHTKREDGTLDRESHGGVRFVQMR, via the coding sequence ATGGGCCTGTTTAGCTCCGATCCCGGCGCCGACGACTTCGAGTCCCACCGAAAGGCAATGGTCGATCGCCTCGTCTCCCACGGCCGGATCACCGATTCCGCCGTCGCCGACGCGCTCCGTGCGGTCCCGCGCCACGAGTTCGTTCCCGAGGGTCGGCGCAAAGAGGCATACGCGGATCGACCGCTGCCGATCGGCGACGGACAGACCATCAGCGCACCCCACATGGTCGGGATCATGGCGGAACTGATCGAGGTCGACCCGGGCGACGACGTCCTCGAGATCGGCACTGGCTGTGGCTACCACGCCGCGGTGACTGCGGAACTCATCGGCGAGGACGGAACCGTCTACAGCGTCGAGTACAGCGACGTGCTCGCCGAGCGAGCACGGGCGACCTTCGATCGACTCGGCTACGAGGTCGAGGTCCGGATCGGCGACGGTCGCGACGGCTGGCCCGAGCACGCGCCCTTCGACGCGGCCTACTTCACGTGCGCGGCGGCCGATCTCCCGGATCCGGTCGTCGAGCAGACGCGGGTCGGTGGCCACGTCCTCGCGCCGATCGGCACGAGCCAGCAGACGCTCTATCGGCACACGAAGCGCGAGGACGGGACGCTCGACCGCGAGTCCCACGGCGGCGTCCGATTCGTCCAGATGCGATAG
- the folD gene encoding bifunctional methylenetetrahydrofolate dehydrogenase/methenyltetrahydrofolate cyclohydrolase FolD: MAEIIDGNAVAQAIRDDLSEEIDRLADQDVQPCLATVLMSEDPASETYVSMKQSDCEEVGIETRDVTLDAEDPAEDLYDVIEELNADPDVNGILVQLPLPDHVDKSRVLRMIDPEKDVDGFHPENVGRLVAGEARFKPCTPHGVQKLLEDAGVDPEGKDAVVVGRSDIVGKPMANLLIQKQPGGNATTTVCHSRTQNLAEKTRGADILIAAAGVPEFIDGEMVSEGTTVIDVGINSVDADTEKGYELVGDVDFDSVEPKAKAITPVPGGVGPMTRAMLLYNTVKAAGLHHDVDVDLP; the protein is encoded by the coding sequence ATGGCCGAGATCATCGACGGCAACGCCGTCGCGCAGGCGATCCGGGACGACCTCTCCGAAGAGATCGACCGGCTTGCCGACCAGGACGTCCAGCCGTGTCTCGCGACGGTCCTGATGAGCGAGGACCCCGCGAGCGAGACCTACGTCTCCATGAAGCAATCCGACTGCGAGGAGGTCGGCATCGAGACTCGCGACGTGACCCTCGACGCCGAGGACCCCGCCGAGGATCTCTACGACGTGATCGAGGAACTCAACGCCGACCCCGACGTCAACGGGATCCTCGTCCAGCTACCACTCCCCGATCACGTCGACAAGTCCCGGGTACTCCGGATGATCGACCCCGAGAAGGACGTGGACGGCTTCCACCCCGAGAACGTCGGCCGCCTCGTCGCCGGCGAGGCCCGGTTCAAGCCCTGCACGCCCCACGGCGTGCAGAAGCTCCTCGAGGACGCCGGCGTCGATCCGGAGGGCAAGGACGCCGTCGTCGTCGGCCGCTCGGACATCGTGGGCAAGCCGATGGCGAACCTCCTGATCCAGAAGCAGCCCGGCGGCAACGCGACGACCACGGTCTGTCACTCCCGCACCCAGAATCTCGCCGAGAAGACCCGCGGCGCGGACATCCTGATCGCCGCGGCTGGCGTCCCGGAGTTCATCGACGGCGAGATGGTCTCGGAGGGGACGACCGTGATCGACGTCGGGATCAACTCCGTCGACGCCGACACGGAGAAGGGCTACGAACTCGTCGGCGACGTCGACTTCGACTCGGTCGAGCCGAAGGCGAAGGCGATCACGCCCGTCCCCGGCGGCGTCGGGCCGATGACGCGCGCGATGCTCCTCTACAACACGGTGAAGGCTGCCGGCCTGCACCACGACGTGGACGTGGACCTCCCCTGA
- a CDS encoding sugar phosphate isomerase/epimerase, translating into MHLGGPVHDEFDTPAAWIDALDERGYTAATAPVDPDADPRTIEAFVDAADEAGVVIAEVGAWEHNPIADDPDEREAAIDACARHLQLADEIGANCCVNVAGSRGNGWAAPHPENFTEETFERVVASVQEIIDRVDPETAEYALEPMPWIFPHDVESHHRLLEAVDRDAYGVHFDPVNMLSSPERVARNADFVERFVDELGEEISTVHLKDVVLRDELTTHVDEVRPGAGTLDYHALLSALDALDDDLPLLLEHLDDPEEYERAANYVREVAADVGVDL; encoded by the coding sequence ATGCACCTGGGTGGCCCCGTTCACGACGAGTTCGACACGCCAGCGGCGTGGATCGACGCGCTAGACGAGCGGGGATATACGGCAGCGACTGCACCCGTCGACCCCGACGCCGATCCGCGGACGATCGAGGCCTTCGTCGACGCCGCGGACGAAGCCGGCGTCGTGATCGCGGAGGTCGGCGCCTGGGAGCACAACCCGATCGCCGACGATCCTGACGAGCGAGAAGCCGCGATCGACGCCTGCGCACGCCACCTCCAACTCGCCGACGAGATCGGCGCGAATTGCTGTGTCAACGTCGCTGGCTCGCGCGGCAACGGCTGGGCAGCGCCCCATCCCGAGAACTTCACCGAGGAGACGTTCGAGCGGGTCGTCGCGTCTGTTCAGGAAATCATCGACCGCGTCGACCCCGAGACCGCGGAATACGCGCTCGAACCGATGCCATGGATCTTCCCGCACGACGTCGAAAGCCATCACCGGCTCCTCGAGGCGGTCGATCGGGACGCGTACGGTGTGCACTTCGACCCAGTGAATATGCTGTCGAGTCCCGAGCGCGTCGCGCGGAACGCTGACTTCGTCGAGCGGTTCGTCGACGAACTCGGCGAGGAGATCAGCACGGTCCACCTGAAGGACGTCGTCCTCCGCGACGAGTTGACGACCCACGTCGACGAGGTGCGGCCCGGTGCCGGCACGCTCGATTACCACGCACTCCTGTCGGCGCTCGACGCGCTCGACGACGACCTGCCACTCCTGCTGGAGCACCTCGACGACCCGGAGGAGTACGAGCGAGCAGCGAACTACGTTCGCGAGGTCGCTGCCGACGTCGGCGTCGACCTCTGA